In the Magnetospira sp. QH-2 genome, one interval contains:
- a CDS encoding phosphate/phosphite/phosphonate ABC transporter substrate-binding protein has product MVRRQQLGPGFRLTFILLFLSVATFAAGSARAMDITIGVLAKRGVEKVLEQWRPTADYLTEAVPGHRFRIVPVLFDEVSLVVRNKLVDFVVMNSAIYVELSVRYGVQRILTLRNRLGPGQVTSRFGSVLLANKSNSDIRNYRDLSGRRVAAVHMTSLGGWIMALRELREAGLDRDDFSDLKFLDTHDAVVEAVADGRAEVGIVRTDTLERMAAEGRVDADSFHVVAPRSFADYPFRVSTRLYPEWPIAKLAHTPRELAKIVAQALMAMDRSDPAAEAARITGWTIPENYQPVHEILQELQLAPYEWFGEISPAAALRSYWPWLVGVVMVLILQTFLVVRIMALNKTLRRHQKALEDTERQYRSTFDQAPVGVAHLSPDGDLVRVNNAFSALTGYSAAELGGLNYNHLPHAEELASSLVKLNDLRDGLVDRIDLRQRWINKAQETIGVHLVATAVREDGDRVRFLILVATPSGPGFSEWAEGGS; this is encoded by the coding sequence ATGGTGAGACGCCAACAACTGGGACCGGGCTTTAGGCTCACCTTCATTCTATTATTCTTGTCTGTCGCGACCTTTGCGGCGGGGTCCGCCCGTGCCATGGACATTACCATCGGTGTGCTGGCCAAGCGAGGTGTGGAAAAAGTCCTCGAACAATGGCGGCCCACCGCCGACTATCTGACCGAGGCGGTTCCAGGGCACCGCTTCCGCATCGTCCCGGTCTTATTCGACGAAGTCTCGCTGGTGGTGCGCAACAAGCTGGTCGATTTTGTCGTCATGAACTCGGCGATCTATGTGGAACTGTCGGTGCGTTACGGGGTACAGCGCATTTTGACCCTGCGCAACCGGCTAGGGCCAGGGCAGGTCACAAGCCGCTTCGGCAGTGTCTTGCTGGCCAACAAGAGCAACAGTGACATTCGCAATTACCGCGACCTGTCCGGAAGGCGGGTGGCCGCTGTGCACATGACATCTCTGGGCGGCTGGATCATGGCGCTGAGGGAGTTGCGCGAAGCGGGGTTGGACCGAGATGACTTTTCCGATCTGAAGTTCCTGGATACCCACGATGCCGTTGTGGAAGCGGTGGCCGACGGGCGCGCCGAGGTGGGCATCGTCCGCACAGATACCCTGGAACGCATGGCGGCGGAGGGGCGCGTCGATGCGGATAGTTTCCATGTGGTCGCACCGCGCAGCTTCGCCGACTATCCTTTCCGGGTCAGCACCCGTCTGTATCCGGAATGGCCCATCGCCAAGTTGGCCCACACCCCTCGGGAACTGGCCAAGATCGTGGCCCAAGCGCTGATGGCCATGGACCGGTCGGACCCGGCGGCGGAAGCCGCTCGGATCACCGGCTGGACCATCCCGGAGAACTATCAGCCAGTCCATGAAATCCTTCAGGAATTGCAGCTAGCACCTTACGAATGGTTCGGGGAGATTTCCCCTGCCGCTGCCCTGCGCAGCTACTGGCCCTGGCTGGTGGGGGTCGTCATGGTGCTGATATTGCAAACCTTCTTGGTGGTGCGGATTATGGCCCTCAATAAGACCCTGCGCCGCCACCAAAAAGCGCTTGAAGACACGGAACGGCAATATCGGTCGACTTTTGATCAAGCTCCGGTGGGCGTGGCCCACCTGTCACCCGACGGCGATCTGGTACGGGTAAATAATGCCTTTAGTGCCCTGACCGGCTATAGCGCCGCTGAACTGGGGGGGTTGAACTACAATCATCTGCCTCACGCCGAAGAACTGGCTTCGTCCCTCGTCAAACTGAATGATTTGCGGGATGGGCTGGTGGATCGCATCGATCTGCGTCAACGGTGGATCAACAAGGCCCAGGAAACCATCGGTGTACATTTGGTGGCCACGGCGGTGCGCGAGGATGGGGACCGAGTACGCTTCTTGATTTTGGTCGCCACACCTTCCGGACCGGGTTTCTCGGAGTGGGCGGAAGGTGGTTCTTGA
- a CDS encoding Ni/Fe hydrogenase subunit alpha, translating to MSSSTQTRTIKVNALARVEGEGALNIRVKNGEIKDLQFRIYEPPRFFEALLRGRMYTEAPDITARICGICPMAYMMGASQAMEDALGVTVTGPLRDLRRIIYCAEWIESHVLHAAMLHAPDFLGLDDALLIAKANPELVGNALQLKKLGNDLLEAIGGRAVHPVNLKVGGFYKAPTPQDLAPLKDRLKWGMEASETIGRAFAGFDFPDLTMDYDSVSMTHPDEYAICEGGIMSSSGTYLDLNEFLDHYTEEHVAHSNALHGVGPNGRYLVGPWARYNNNGKQLSKRAKALAKDCGLGKRVTNPYRSILVRMVETLYACEESLRLIEGYEMPDESCVQITPGAGTGYGCTEAPRGICFHSYSLDKEGRITKATIVPPTAQNQKQIEEDLRVVVQENLDLDNEALTWRCEQTIRNYDPCISCATHFLDLTVTHE from the coding sequence ATGAGTAGCTCGACCCAAACCCGCACCATCAAGGTCAACGCCCTGGCCCGCGTCGAAGGCGAAGGCGCCTTGAACATCCGCGTCAAGAATGGCGAGATCAAGGATCTTCAGTTCCGCATTTATGAACCGCCCCGGTTCTTCGAGGCTTTGCTCAGGGGGCGCATGTATACCGAAGCTCCGGACATTACCGCGCGCATCTGCGGTATCTGTCCCATGGCCTATATGATGGGGGCGTCCCAGGCCATGGAAGATGCCCTGGGCGTGACGGTCACCGGGCCCTTGCGCGATCTTCGGCGGATCATCTATTGCGCCGAATGGATCGAGAGCCATGTGCTGCACGCCGCCATGTTGCATGCGCCCGACTTCCTGGGCCTCGACGATGCCCTCTTGATCGCCAAGGCCAATCCGGAACTGGTGGGCAATGCCCTGCAATTGAAAAAGCTGGGCAACGACCTTTTGGAAGCCATCGGCGGGCGGGCGGTTCATCCGGTCAATCTCAAGGTGGGCGGGTTCTACAAGGCGCCGACGCCACAGGACCTGGCGCCTCTCAAGGATCGCCTGAAATGGGGCATGGAGGCCAGCGAGACCATTGGCCGCGCCTTTGCCGGGTTCGACTTTCCCGACCTGACCATGGATTATGACAGCGTGTCCATGACCCACCCGGACGAATATGCCATCTGCGAAGGCGGCATTATGTCGTCCAGCGGGACCTATTTGGATCTTAACGAATTCCTCGATCACTACACCGAGGAACATGTGGCCCACTCCAATGCGCTGCACGGGGTCGGACCCAACGGCCGCTATCTGGTCGGTCCCTGGGCGCGCTACAACAACAACGGCAAACAGCTTTCCAAACGCGCCAAGGCGCTGGCCAAGGATTGCGGACTGGGCAAGAGAGTGACCAATCCCTATCGTTCCATCCTGGTGCGCATGGTCGAGACTCTTTATGCCTGCGAGGAATCCCTGAGGCTGATCGAGGGCTACGAGATGCCGGACGAGTCCTGTGTTCAGATCACCCCCGGGGCGGGCACGGGATACGGCTGCACCGAAGCCCCGCGCGGCATCTGCTTCCACAGCTACAGCCTGGACAAGGAGGGGCGCATCACCAAGGCCACCATCGTACCGCCCACGGCCCAGAATCAGAAGCAGATCGAGGAGGATCTGCGGGTGGTGGTGCAGGAAAACCTGGATCTGGACAACGAGGCGCTGACCTGGCGGTGCGAACAGACCATCCGCAACTACGACCCCTGTATCTCCTGCGCCACCCACTTTCTCGATCTGACGGTGACCCACGAGTGA
- a CDS encoding hydrogenase maturation protease — MTLYIGIGNAMRRDDGVGAETVRLLAEQGLEAIEHAGDGMTLINLWQSRDGVVLIDAMRSGAAVGSLRRFDAHESEIPRDNFPHTSHVLGVAEAVEMARILGKLPPSLIVYGIEAADFGQGLGLTPEVARAVRGLADQLIAGQNSSTV; from the coding sequence GTGACGCTTTATATCGGCATCGGCAATGCCATGCGCCGGGACGACGGCGTGGGAGCCGAAACGGTGCGCCTGCTCGCCGAACAGGGACTGGAAGCCATTGAGCACGCCGGGGACGGCATGACCCTGATCAATCTATGGCAAAGTCGTGACGGCGTGGTGCTGATTGATGCCATGCGGTCGGGTGCGGCGGTGGGATCGTTGCGTCGCTTCGATGCCCATGAGAGCGAAATCCCGCGCGACAACTTTCCCCATACCAGTCATGTGCTGGGGGTCGCCGAAGCGGTGGAGATGGCGCGCATTCTGGGCAAGCTTCCACCGAGTCTGATCGTCTATGGCATCGAAGCGGCGGACTTCGGACAAGGCCTCGGCCTGACACCCGAGGTGGCGCGGGCAGTTCGTGGGTTGGCGGACCAACTGATTGCCGGACAAAATTCTTCGACCGTATAG
- a CDS encoding FAD/NAD(P)-binding protein, translated as MTATALAKDPMLTVPFRVERRRKELSDTFTLELRPEGGRFLFDPGQFNMLYVFGVGEIPISISGNPADPSLLVHTIRGVGTVSDALRHLNTGDQVGVRGPYGTAWPVKEAEGHDLLLVAGGIGLAPLRPTIYHVLTNRARYGKVVILYGARTPEDVLFLKELEKWRSRFDLSVEVTVDRATGKWGGRVGVVTKLIERAGFDPHETMAMVCGPEVMMRFAIQSLEARGVSAHRIYVSMERNMKCAVGFCGHCQLGGHFVCKDGPVFPFDRIRDIFPIREL; from the coding sequence ATGACGGCCACTGCCCTTGCCAAGGATCCCATGTTGACGGTTCCCTTCCGTGTGGAACGACGGAGAAAGGAACTGTCCGACACCTTCACATTGGAACTGCGACCCGAGGGCGGACGCTTCCTGTTCGACCCGGGACAGTTCAACATGCTTTATGTGTTCGGGGTCGGGGAAATCCCCATCAGCATCAGCGGCAACCCGGCGGACCCGAGCTTGCTGGTTCACACGATCCGGGGCGTGGGCACGGTCTCGGACGCTTTGCGTCATTTGAATACCGGCGATCAGGTCGGCGTGCGCGGCCCCTATGGCACCGCTTGGCCGGTGAAGGAAGCCGAGGGTCATGACCTGCTGCTGGTGGCGGGTGGGATCGGCCTCGCGCCCTTGCGCCCGACCATTTACCACGTGCTGACCAACCGGGCTCGCTATGGCAAGGTGGTCATCCTCTATGGTGCCCGCACGCCGGAAGATGTGCTGTTCCTCAAGGAGTTGGAAAAGTGGCGATCACGCTTCGACCTGTCTGTGGAAGTCACGGTCGATCGGGCCACTGGTAAGTGGGGCGGGCGCGTTGGCGTGGTGACCAAACTCATCGAGCGCGCCGGATTCGACCCGCACGAAACCATGGCCATGGTCTGCGGCCCGGAAGTGATGATGCGGTTTGCCATCCAATCCCTGGAAGCACGAGGTGTCTCGGCTCATCGGATTTACGTGTCCATGGAACGCAATATGAAATGTGCCGTTGGCTTTTGCGGCCATTGCCAACTGGGGGGCCACTTTGTCTGCAAGGACGGACCGGTCTTTCCCTTCGACAGGATCCGGGACATCTTCCCGATCCGGGAGCTGTGA
- a CDS encoding oxidoreductase codes for MAPAQHKRPKLAVWKFSSCDGCQLSLLDCEDELLQVAEAVEIAYFLEATRAEVKGPYDISLVEGSVSTPHDAERIHKVRRQSKALITIGACATAGGIQALRNFHDVEEFTRCVYAHPEYIDTLAKSTPIQDHVPVDFSLHGCPIDKGQLLETLNAFLNGRKPNIPNHSQCLECKLSGSVCVMVAQGTPCLGPVTQAGCGNLCPSHTRGCYGCFGPKETPNTASLAAWTGERLGQDRRHIKHQYRGFTAYAEPFRKESEAHE; via the coding sequence ATGGCGCCTGCACAACACAAACGCCCGAAACTGGCGGTCTGGAAGTTTTCTTCCTGCGACGGCTGCCAACTGTCCCTGCTCGATTGCGAAGACGAATTGTTGCAGGTGGCCGAGGCGGTGGAAATTGCGTATTTCCTCGAAGCCACCCGGGCCGAGGTCAAGGGCCCTTATGATATCTCGTTGGTGGAAGGCTCGGTCTCCACCCCCCACGACGCGGAACGCATCCACAAGGTGCGCCGCCAATCCAAGGCTCTGATCACCATCGGCGCCTGTGCCACGGCGGGCGGCATTCAGGCGCTGCGCAATTTCCACGACGTGGAGGAGTTCACCCGCTGCGTCTACGCCCACCCTGAATATATCGACACCCTGGCCAAATCCACCCCGATCCAGGACCATGTACCGGTGGATTTCTCGCTTCATGGCTGCCCCATCGACAAGGGCCAGTTGCTGGAAACGCTGAATGCCTTCCTCAATGGCCGCAAGCCCAATATTCCCAACCATTCCCAATGTCTGGAATGCAAGCTGTCGGGATCGGTCTGTGTCATGGTGGCACAGGGCACACCCTGCCTGGGACCGGTTACTCAGGCCGGATGCGGTAATCTTTGTCCGTCGCATACACGCGGCTGTTATGGCTGCTTCGGGCCGAAGGAAACCCCCAACACGGCCAGCTTGGCTGCCTGGACCGGCGAACGACTGGGCCAGGACCGGCGACATATCAAACATCAATATCGCGGCTTCACAGCCTATGCCGAGCCGTTCCGTAAGGAGAGCGAGGCCCATGAGTAG
- a CDS encoding cyclic nucleotide-binding domain-containing protein → MVQIEGMETLLKDHPFFDGLNDDYRVLLAGCAANERMEEGAYVAREGDDADKFYLVRHGRISLEYHVPGREPLIIETLEEGDIFGWSWLVPPHKWAYDVRAMTLCRLVSLDANCLRGKCENDHSLGYELHKRFVPIIAHRLSAARMRLLDMYGSSR, encoded by the coding sequence ATGGTGCAGATTGAAGGCATGGAAACGTTGCTCAAGGACCACCCGTTCTTCGACGGCTTGAACGACGACTATCGGGTGCTGCTGGCCGGATGTGCCGCCAACGAGCGGATGGAGGAAGGCGCATACGTGGCCCGAGAAGGCGACGACGCCGACAAATTCTATCTCGTGCGCCACGGCCGTATATCCTTGGAATACCATGTGCCGGGGCGGGAGCCGCTAATCATCGAGACCCTGGAGGAAGGCGATATCTTCGGTTGGTCCTGGTTGGTCCCGCCGCACAAATGGGCCTATGACGTCCGCGCCATGACCCTTTGCCGACTGGTCAGTCTCGACGCAAACTGCCTGCGCGGCAAATGCGAGAACGATCACTCGCTGGGCTATGAATTGCACAAGCGCTTCGTGCCCATCATCGCCCACCGACTCAGCGCCGCGCGCATGCGGCTGCTCGATATGTATGGCTCTTCACGCTAA
- a CDS encoding IS110 family transposase: protein MEYFVGMDVSMASISICEIDAKGTVIREGKVSSTPEAVATWLEESGRGFARIGLEAGPLAPWLYAGLSSRGLPVICIETRQMKAFASASPVKTDRRDARLISQAMRTGLYRATHVKTARSQELRMVLTHRETLVHQVRQLSNTVRGTLKAFGLKVGMARGRLFAARVRELTADNPHLSAAAEPLLLARQALLEQLDKLDRQVHAAARDDSVCRRLMTVPGVGPVTALAFRTGLDVPERFQKSVMVGAHFGLVPRRYASGEQDRSGPISKCGDAMVRWLLFEAANALLTRTRRWSWLKHWGLAVAKRRGMKRAKVAVARRLAVIMHRMWIDGTDFQYRKEETAI, encoded by the coding sequence ATGGAGTATTTTGTTGGAATGGACGTATCGATGGCAAGCATTTCGATCTGTGAGATTGATGCAAAGGGAACCGTCATTCGCGAAGGCAAGGTGTCAAGCACACCCGAGGCGGTCGCCACTTGGCTCGAGGAAAGCGGGCGTGGCTTTGCGCGAATTGGGTTGGAAGCTGGCCCTCTGGCGCCTTGGCTGTACGCAGGACTGTCCAGTCGGGGCCTCCCTGTGATTTGTATCGAGACCCGGCAAATGAAGGCCTTTGCCAGCGCCAGCCCAGTCAAGACGGACCGTCGCGACGCCCGCTTGATCAGCCAGGCGATGCGGACCGGTTTGTACCGCGCGACCCACGTCAAGACCGCGCGCAGTCAGGAGCTCCGGATGGTGCTGACCCATCGGGAGACCCTGGTTCATCAGGTCCGTCAGTTGTCCAATACGGTACGAGGAACATTGAAAGCTTTCGGCCTCAAGGTCGGTATGGCGCGCGGACGCCTTTTCGCGGCGCGGGTTCGGGAATTGACGGCTGATAACCCGCACCTCAGCGCAGCCGCCGAGCCGCTCTTGCTTGCGCGCCAAGCCTTGCTCGAACAACTCGACAAGCTCGACCGGCAGGTTCATGCCGCTGCGCGCGATGATAGCGTTTGCCGGCGCCTGATGACCGTTCCCGGCGTCGGCCCGGTTACCGCCCTCGCTTTCAGGACAGGACTCGACGTGCCGGAACGGTTTCAAAAGTCGGTCATGGTCGGCGCCCACTTCGGGCTTGTCCCACGCAGATACGCCTCGGGAGAGCAGGACCGAAGCGGCCCCATCAGCAAGTGCGGAGATGCCATGGTTCGTTGGCTTTTGTTCGAGGCCGCCAATGCACTTCTCACTCGAACCCGCCGTTGGTCCTGGCTCAAACACTGGGGGCTCGCGGTCGCCAAAAGGCGCGGGATGAAACGCGCCAAGGTCGCCGTTGCCCGGCGTCTCGCCGTAATCATGCATCGCATGTGGATCGACGGCACGGACTTCCAGTACCGCAAGGAGGAGACCGCCATCTAA